In Methanococcus voltae, the following proteins share a genomic window:
- a CDS encoding DEAD/DEAH box helicase, with protein MEFRDLNISESIMERLDEKGFTEATQIQEKAIPIVLDTELDVVGQAQTGTGKTLAFGIPIIQKIQEKIEENGRKNKKAVKAIILTPTRELALQVHDEIDSVNKGNKLRLCTVYGGQSIEKQINKLRNGVDIVIGTPGRVIDHLGRRTLKLNEIDFLVLDEADEMLNLGFIDDVEEIMSKCKEDCRKLLFSATLPKSIMELVELHMGEYETIRVKSKALTTELTEQIYYEVKEHDKFELLRRIIDKEPGFYGLVFCKTKADVDQLMRRLNDENYSSEALHGDMNQKQRELALSRFKSHKIDIMIATDVAARGIDINELTHVINYDIPQNPEAYVHRIGRTGRAGNKGTAITFVEPREFRRFKYIMKISKSDAKKEKIPDVTEIVELTKTNIIGKLKQLIQTENSEDSEDLENYEFENLEIVDELIELADSKVIIDKLISQLFKEELNRKSYGRIGDYGSRKGNDGRDSRRDGRNDRDRRDGRRNDRDRNDRNDRNDRDRRDNRRRNNDGGSRLFVALGSMDNMDTRRLLRKVLEKSDVSKDNISEVNVYRNFSFISADEKTAKQIVDSFRSERRNGKPLIEYAKR; from the coding sequence ATGGAATTTAGAGATTTAAACATATCCGAAAGCATAATGGAAAGGCTTGACGAAAAAGGATTCACGGAAGCTACACAAATACAAGAAAAAGCTATACCTATTGTATTGGATACAGAATTGGATGTAGTTGGACAAGCACAAACAGGAACTGGAAAAACACTTGCATTTGGTATACCAATAATCCAAAAAATACAAGAAAAAATAGAAGAAAACGGTAGAAAAAATAAAAAAGCTGTAAAAGCTATTATTTTAACACCTACAAGAGAATTAGCATTACAAGTTCACGATGAAATTGATTCCGTAAATAAAGGCAATAAATTAAGATTATGTACTGTTTACGGCGGTCAAAGTATTGAAAAACAAATTAACAAGTTAAGAAATGGCGTTGACATTGTAATTGGTACGCCTGGTAGAGTAATCGACCATTTAGGTAGAAGAACTCTTAAATTAAACGAAATTGACTTTTTAGTACTTGACGAAGCTGATGAGATGCTCAATTTAGGATTTATTGACGACGTTGAAGAAATCATGAGCAAATGTAAAGAAGATTGTAGAAAATTACTTTTCTCAGCAACTCTTCCAAAAAGTATTATGGAACTTGTAGAACTCCACATGGGCGAATATGAAACCATAAGAGTTAAAAGTAAGGCTTTAACAACTGAATTAACAGAACAAATCTATTATGAAGTTAAAGAGCACGATAAATTTGAATTATTAAGAAGAATAATCGATAAAGAACCTGGTTTCTATGGTTTAGTATTCTGTAAAACAAAAGCAGATGTTGACCAATTAATGAGAAGATTAAACGATGAAAATTATTCTTCAGAAGCTTTGCACGGAGATATGAACCAAAAGCAAAGAGAATTGGCACTTTCAAGATTTAAAAGTCATAAAATTGACATAATGATTGCTACAGACGTTGCGGCAAGAGGTATTGATATTAACGAACTTACACACGTTATAAACTACGATATTCCTCAAAATCCTGAAGCTTATGTACACAGAATTGGTAGAACTGGAAGAGCAGGAAATAAAGGTACTGCAATAACATTTGTAGAACCAAGAGAATTCAGAAGATTTAAATACATTATGAAAATCTCAAAATCTGATGCTAAAAAAGAGAAAATACCAGACGTGACTGAAATAGTTGAATTAACAAAAACCAATATAATTGGAAAATTAAAACAATTAATTCAAACAGAAAATTCCGAAGATAGCGAAGATTTAGAAAACTATGAATTTGAGAATTTAGAAATTGTGGATGAATTAATTGAATTAGCAGATTCAAAAGTAATTATTGATAAATTAATTTCACAATTATTCAAAGAAGAACTTAATAGAAAATCCTATGGTAGAATAGGCGACTATGGAAGTAGGAAAGGAAATGATGGAAGAGATAGTAGAAGAGACGGTAGAAACGATAGAGATAGAAGAGACGGTAGGAGAAATGATAGGGATAGAAACGATAGAAACGATAGAAACGATAGAGATAGAAGAGACAACAGAAGAAGAAATAACGACGGTGGTTCAAGATTATTCGTGGCTTTAGGTTCAATGGATAATATGGATACAAGAAGATTGCTCAGAAAAGTTCTTGAAAAATCAGACGTTTCAAAAGACAACATAAGTGAAGTAAATGTTTACAGAAATTTCTCATTTATCTCAGCAGACGAAAAGACTGCGAAACAGATTGTAGATTCTTTTAGGTCAGAAAGAAGAAACGGAAAACCATTAATTGAGTATGCGAAAAGATAA